One genomic region from Bradyrhizobium icense encodes:
- a CDS encoding glycosyltransferase family 87 protein: protein MLRYPSLRRPLDILFLVCCIALTADVLVPEIWGNGKTKDYPLWFWAGQQVLQGRNLYPDDPATYFEFIYPPLSAVLLAIPTWFGKIPLYLILSFLNIVAWWMTAQFSHAMAGSGKKPGPWLEALPGFVTVTFVFDMFDLGQPNLLLLALLLYGFWLLRDHRGWMAGSMFALATAIKVFPVAVLPYLLWRRQWAAAASMLVFIGLFLFVLPAPFRGFQHNFTELRTWYQGMVGSSSEKGFGQRDEQNWSWVNQSIIAVTHRLTRPVNYNQDNPAKPVRTMNIIDVDFRTANWIVLAISLTIGLGYLAIMPPASRRTERSDAEEIGILFCLITVASPLARQYYFLWLFFPITVLVHRAAYDPRPRVKTGTWALLAIAGGLLCLSLPLFPVDLQAYGNNLAATIVLVAGLVWHILHPPAADVALPQAAGKLQLDVNKKAHSQG from the coding sequence GTGCTGAGATATCCGTCGCTACGAAGGCCGCTCGATATCCTGTTTCTGGTCTGTTGCATCGCCCTGACCGCCGATGTCCTCGTCCCGGAAATCTGGGGCAACGGCAAGACCAAGGACTATCCGCTCTGGTTCTGGGCGGGTCAGCAGGTGCTGCAAGGCAGGAATCTCTACCCGGACGACCCCGCTACCTATTTCGAGTTCATCTATCCGCCGCTGTCGGCGGTGCTGCTCGCGATCCCGACCTGGTTCGGCAAGATCCCGCTGTATCTCATCCTGTCGTTTCTCAACATCGTCGCATGGTGGATGACGGCGCAATTCTCGCACGCGATGGCGGGATCGGGGAAGAAGCCCGGTCCTTGGCTGGAAGCGCTGCCGGGCTTTGTCACCGTCACCTTCGTGTTCGACATGTTCGACCTCGGCCAACCGAACTTGCTGCTGCTGGCGCTGCTGCTCTACGGGTTCTGGCTGTTGCGGGACCACCGCGGCTGGATGGCGGGAAGCATGTTCGCGCTCGCTACCGCCATCAAGGTGTTTCCGGTGGCGGTGTTGCCTTATCTGCTGTGGCGAAGACAGTGGGCGGCAGCCGCGAGCATGCTGGTTTTCATAGGCCTGTTTCTGTTCGTGCTGCCGGCGCCGTTTCGCGGCTTCCAGCACAATTTCACGGAGCTGAGGACCTGGTACCAGGGCATGGTGGGTTCCAGTTCGGAGAAGGGGTTCGGACAGCGCGACGAGCAGAACTGGTCGTGGGTCAACCAGTCGATCATCGCGGTGACACACCGGCTGACGCGGCCGGTGAACTACAACCAGGACAATCCGGCCAAACCCGTGCGCACGATGAACATCATCGACGTCGATTTCAGGACGGCGAACTGGATCGTACTGGCGATCTCGCTCACAATCGGGCTCGGCTATCTCGCTATCATGCCGCCGGCGTCGCGCCGCACGGAACGTTCGGATGCGGAAGAGATCGGTATCTTGTTTTGCCTGATCACAGTCGCTTCGCCGCTGGCCCGCCAGTACTACTTTTTGTGGCTGTTCTTTCCGATCACCGTTTTGGTCCACCGCGCCGCTTATGATCCGCGCCCGCGGGTCAAAACCGGAACCTGGGCACTACTTGCCATCGCGGGCGGCTTGCTGTGCCTGTCGCTGCCGCTGTTTCCGGTTGATCTGCAGGCCTATGGCAACAATCTCGCCGCCACCATCGTGCTTGTCGCTGGGTTGGTCTGGCACATATTGCATCCGCCAGCCGCGGATGTTGCCTTGCCTCAGGCCGCGGGCAAGCTACAACTTGACGTTAATAAGAAGGCTCACAGCCAGGGATAG
- a CDS encoding DUF4332 domain-containing protein, whose protein sequence is MTYPLSQIEGLTAYSASKLKSLGIRTTDALLEAARTVKGRKALAAKTGISEQQLLEWANFSDYMRIPGMGKAKVGLVRAAGVTTVRELALRNPTRLAQNMKDVNTKRKLVRVLPSERSVEQLIEQARKLPPKISY, encoded by the coding sequence ATGACTTACCCCCTTTCCCAGATCGAAGGCCTGACCGCCTACTCTGCCTCGAAATTGAAATCGCTGGGCATTCGCACCACGGATGCGCTGCTGGAAGCCGCCCGCACGGTGAAAGGACGCAAGGCGCTCGCGGCGAAGACCGGGATCAGCGAACAGCAACTGCTCGAATGGGCCAATTTTTCCGACTACATGCGAATTCCCGGGATGGGCAAGGCCAAGGTGGGCCTGGTGCGCGCGGCCGGCGTCACCACGGTGCGTGAACTCGCACTCCGCAATCCGACGCGGCTCGCCCAGAACATGAAAGACGTGAACACAAAGCGCAAACTGGTGCGCGTTCTGCCCTCGGAGCGATCGGTCGAGCAACTGATCGAGCAGGCGCGCAAGCTTCCGCCCAAAATCAGCTATTGA
- a CDS encoding helicase HerA-like domain-containing protein encodes MVTSDNKTTDTDERVFIGKGEQTAWLTLALANRHGLVTGATGTGKTVSLQVMAEGFARAGVPVFAADIKGDLSGISEIGEAKDFILKRAGEMGLNFQPDQFSTVFWDVFGEQGHPVRATVTEMGPLLLSRMLDLNDVQEGVLNVAFRVADESGLTLIDMKDLRSLLDAIVPNGRKKGPDDEEDPFAEIRKVAQSYGNVSKATVGTIQRQLLVLENQGGTKFFGEPALLLKDFMKTDSDGRGMVNILVADKLMQNPRLYATFLLWMLSELFEELPEAGDLPKPKLVFFFDEAHLLFNDAPKALLDKIEQVVRLIRSKGVGVYFVTQNPIDVPDKVLAQLGNRVQHALRAFTPRDQKAVNAAAQTFRPNPKLDTARVIMELGKGEALVSFLEGGGTPTMVERVMIRPPTARIGPITPEERKAIMSKSPVKGKYDTAVDAESAYEMLQKRVATTAAPAEGQDGGAGGGGGILGQIGSIVGTIFGTNVKRGRLTTGQVIARDVTRSVTNRVVGGIVADLGKSVGGSLGGSVGRALVRGALGGLLRR; translated from the coding sequence ATGGTGACCTCCGATAACAAGACGACCGATACCGATGAGAGGGTTTTTATCGGAAAGGGCGAACAGACGGCTTGGCTGACACTCGCGCTTGCCAATCGGCATGGCCTCGTCACCGGAGCAACCGGCACCGGCAAGACCGTGTCGCTACAGGTGATGGCGGAGGGCTTTGCCCGCGCCGGTGTTCCGGTGTTCGCGGCCGATATCAAGGGCGATCTATCCGGTATCTCCGAAATTGGCGAGGCCAAGGATTTCATCCTGAAACGAGCTGGAGAAATGGGTCTCAATTTCCAGCCCGACCAGTTCTCGACCGTGTTTTGGGACGTGTTCGGCGAGCAGGGTCATCCGGTGCGCGCTACAGTCACGGAAATGGGACCGCTATTGCTGTCGCGAATGCTCGACCTGAACGACGTGCAGGAAGGCGTCCTCAACGTCGCGTTCCGCGTGGCGGACGAAAGCGGCCTCACTCTGATCGACATGAAGGATCTGCGGTCACTGCTGGATGCGATCGTTCCCAATGGCCGCAAGAAGGGGCCGGATGACGAGGAAGATCCGTTTGCCGAGATCCGGAAGGTCGCGCAAAGCTACGGCAATGTCAGCAAGGCAACCGTCGGGACCATTCAGCGCCAGCTTCTGGTGTTGGAAAACCAGGGCGGAACGAAATTCTTCGGCGAGCCGGCGCTGTTGCTGAAGGATTTCATGAAGACCGACAGCGACGGCCGGGGAATGGTCAATATTCTGGTCGCCGACAAGCTGATGCAGAATCCGAGGCTCTACGCGACGTTTCTGTTATGGATGCTGTCGGAGCTGTTCGAGGAACTGCCGGAAGCCGGCGACCTGCCGAAGCCGAAACTGGTGTTCTTCTTCGACGAGGCGCATCTGTTGTTCAACGATGCGCCGAAGGCATTGCTCGACAAAATCGAGCAGGTGGTCCGCCTGATCCGTTCCAAGGGCGTCGGCGTCTATTTCGTCACGCAAAATCCGATCGACGTGCCGGACAAGGTGCTGGCTCAGTTGGGTAACCGCGTGCAGCACGCGCTACGCGCCTTTACGCCGCGCGACCAGAAGGCGGTAAATGCCGCGGCGCAGACCTTCCGGCCCAACCCGAAGCTCGACACCGCACGCGTCATCATGGAACTCGGCAAGGGCGAAGCGTTGGTGTCGTTCCTCGAAGGCGGCGGCACGCCGACCATGGTAGAGCGCGTCATGATCCGGCCGCCGACGGCACGGATCGGGCCGATCACGCCGGAAGAGCGCAAAGCGATCATGAGCAAGAGCCCGGTCAAAGGCAAATACGACACTGCGGTCGATGCCGAATCCGCCTATGAGATGCTGCAGAAGCGCGTGGCTACGACGGCGGCGCCTGCAGAAGGGCAAGATGGTGGCGCTGGCGGCGGTGGCGGAATTCTCGGCCAGATCGGTTCGATCGTCGGCACGATCTTCGGCACCAACGTCAAGCGCGGCAGGCTGACGACCGGCCAGGTGATTGCACGAGACGTTACGCGGTCCGTTACCAACAGGGTGGTCGGTGGGATCGTAGCCGATCTCGGCAAATCCGTTGGTGGATCGCTCGGCGGCTCAGTCGGTCGCGCGCTGGTGCGCGGTGCGCTTGGCGGCTTGCTGCGGCGATAG
- the folP gene encoding dihydropteroate synthase, producing the protein MIAAMSRPTAATGPAGHPVLPALLSRPYPAVMGVLNVTPDSFSDGGQFAVPERALAQARRMIAEGADIIDIGAESTRPYGSEPVSAEEELKRLQPVLADVVALGVPVSIDSMKSAVVAWALDQGAAIANDVWGLQRDSGMAGLVAERGVPVIIMHNRERADPAIDIMQDIAAFFARSLDIAARAGISSDRIVLDPGIGFGKTPEQSMAALARLTELQSFGLPLLVGASRKRFISTVTPSEPHQRLGGSIAAHLLAAQNGARIIRAHDVAETVQALRVAAAIRERQ; encoded by the coding sequence ATGATCGCAGCCATGTCCAGACCAACCGCCGCAACCGGTCCGGCCGGACATCCGGTGCTGCCTGCGCTGCTCTCCCGGCCCTATCCGGCGGTGATGGGCGTATTGAATGTGACGCCGGATTCCTTCTCGGACGGCGGTCAATTCGCGGTCCCCGAGCGCGCGCTGGCCCAGGCCCGGCGGATGATCGCCGAGGGCGCCGATATCATCGACATCGGCGCGGAATCCACCCGACCCTACGGATCGGAACCGGTGTCGGCGGAAGAAGAATTGAAGCGCCTGCAGCCGGTGCTGGCCGACGTCGTCGCGCTCGGCGTTCCCGTGTCGATCGACAGCATGAAATCGGCCGTCGTTGCCTGGGCGCTCGATCAAGGCGCCGCCATCGCCAACGACGTCTGGGGGCTGCAGCGGGATTCCGGCATGGCCGGGCTGGTCGCGGAGCGTGGCGTGCCCGTCATCATCATGCATAATCGCGAGCGCGCCGATCCCGCGATCGACATCATGCAGGATATCGCCGCTTTCTTTGCGCGTTCGCTCGACATTGCCGCAAGGGCTGGAATTTCATCCGACAGGATCGTGCTCGACCCCGGCATCGGCTTCGGCAAGACGCCCGAGCAGAGCATGGCCGCACTGGCGCGGCTAACCGAGTTGCAGTCGTTCGGGCTGCCGCTATTGGTCGGCGCCTCACGCAAGCGTTTCATCAGCACGGTGACGCCGTCGGAACCGCATCAGCGCCTCGGCGGCTCGATTGCAGCCCATCTGCTGGCGGCCCAAAACGGGGCGCGGATCATCCGGGCGCATGATGTCGCCGAAACCGTACAGGCGCTGCGCGTGGCGGCGGCAATCAGGGAACGGCAATGA